The Pseudomonas azotoformans genome has a segment encoding these proteins:
- a CDS encoding TetR/AcrR family transcriptional regulator, with amino-acid sequence MTTRPAAPRKPRARSQARIDAILDAARTLLAAEGVASLSIYSVAERAQIPPSSVYHFFASVPALLEALTADVHGAFRAAIQAPIDHDSLKHWRDLSCIVEQRMLTVYDQDAAARQLILAQHGLTEVTQADRQHDLELGDLMLTVFNRHFEVPTLPNDVDVFALALELSDRVYARSVHQHGLITPRMAEEGMRVFDAYVGLYLPPYLSKRTQL; translated from the coding sequence ATGACCACCCGCCCCGCCGCCCCTCGCAAACCCCGCGCCCGCAGCCAGGCCCGGATCGACGCGATCCTCGACGCCGCCCGCACTTTGCTGGCCGCCGAAGGCGTGGCGAGTTTGTCGATCTATAGCGTGGCCGAGCGGGCGCAGATCCCGCCGTCGTCGGTGTATCACTTTTTCGCCAGTGTGCCGGCGTTGTTGGAAGCCTTGACCGCTGACGTTCACGGCGCATTTCGGGCCGCTATCCAGGCGCCCATCGACCATGACTCACTCAAGCATTGGCGCGACCTGTCCTGCATCGTCGAGCAGCGCATGCTCACGGTCTACGATCAAGATGCCGCTGCTCGCCAGTTGATCCTGGCCCAGCATGGGCTGACGGAAGTGACCCAGGCGGATCGTCAGCACGATCTGGAATTGGGCGATTTGATGCTCACGGTGTTCAACCGTCACTTTGAAGTGCCGACGCTACCGAATGATGTGGACGTGTTTGCGTTGGCCCTGGAGTTGAGCGACCGCGTGTATGCACGCTCGGTGCATCAGCATGGGTTGATCACGCCGCGTATGGCGGAGGAAGGGATGCGGGTGTTTGATGCGTATGTGGGGCTGTACCTGCCGCCCTACCTGTCCAAACGCACACAACTGTAG
- the ssuB gene encoding aliphatic sulfonates ABC transporter ATP-binding protein codes for MTAQQPPRLLKGIPLAVRKLRKAFGAREVLKDIDLHIPAGQFVAVVGRSGCGKSTLLRLLAGLDKASGGELLAGSAPLSEAIEDTRLMFQEARLLPWKKIIDNVGLGLKGNWRPKALEALEAVGLAERANEWPAALSGGQKQRVALARALIHQPRLLLLDEPLGALDALTRIEMQQLIENLWQKHGFTVLLVTHDVSEAVAIADRVILIEDGEIGLDLIVDLPRPRARGSHRLAALEAEVLNRVLSLPGSPPEPEPVSPLPTQLRWAQ; via the coding sequence ATGACAGCTCAACAACCCCCGCGCCTGCTCAAGGGCATTCCCCTCGCGGTTCGCAAGCTGCGCAAGGCCTTTGGTGCGCGCGAAGTGCTCAAGGACATCGACCTGCATATTCCGGCCGGGCAATTCGTAGCAGTGGTCGGGCGCAGTGGTTGCGGCAAAAGTACTTTGCTGCGCCTGCTGGCCGGCCTGGATAAGGCCAGCGGCGGCGAACTGCTGGCCGGTTCCGCGCCGTTGAGCGAAGCGATTGAAGACACGCGGTTGATGTTCCAGGAGGCGCGCCTGCTGCCCTGGAAAAAGATCATCGACAACGTCGGCCTGGGCCTTAAAGGCAACTGGCGCCCCAAAGCGTTGGAAGCCCTGGAAGCGGTCGGCCTGGCCGAGCGCGCCAATGAATGGCCAGCGGCGCTGTCCGGCGGGCAGAAGCAACGCGTGGCCTTGGCCCGTGCGCTGATCCACCAGCCGCGCTTGCTGCTGCTGGATGAGCCGTTGGGTGCGCTGGATGCCTTGACCCGTATCGAGATGCAGCAACTGATCGAAAACCTCTGGCAAAAGCACGGCTTCACAGTGTTGCTGGTCACCCACGACGTCAGCGAAGCCGTGGCGATTGCCGACCGGGTGATCCTGATCGAAGACGGCGAAATCGGTTTGGACCTGATCGTCGACCTGCCACGCCCACGCGCCCGCGGCTCACATCGCCTGGCCGCACTGGAAGCTGAAGTGCTCAACCGTGTGTTGTCCCTGCCGGGCTCACCGCCGGAACCTGAACCTGTTTCACCGCTGCCTACGCAATTGCGCTGGGCTCAATAA
- a CDS encoding TOBE domain-containing protein, with translation MTIKAINVRNQFKGTIKEIVEGDVLSEIDVQTASGIVTSVITTRSVKELELVIGSEVIAFVKSTEVSIAKL, from the coding sequence ATGACTATTAAAGCGATCAACGTGCGTAACCAGTTCAAAGGCACCATCAAGGAAATCGTCGAAGGCGACGTGCTGTCGGAAATCGACGTGCAGACTGCGTCCGGTATCGTGACATCCGTGATCACTACCCGCTCGGTCAAAGAGCTGGAACTGGTGATTGGCAGTGAGGTGATTGCGTTTGTGAAATCGACTGAGGTGTCGATCGCCAAGTTGTGA
- a CDS encoding glutamine synthetase family protein — protein sequence MSVPPRAVQLNEANAFLKDHPEVLYVDLLIADMNGVVRGKRIERTSLHKVYEKGINLPASLFALDINGSTVESTGLGLDIGDADRICYPIPDTLCNEPWQKRPTAQLLMTMHELEGEPFFADPREVLRQVVSKFDDLGLTICAAFELEFYLIDQENVNGRPQPPRSPISGKRPHSTQVYLIDDLDEYVDCLQDILEGAKEQGIPADAIVKESAPAQFEVNLHHVADPIKACDYAVLLKRLIKNIAYDHEMDTTFMAKPYPGQAGNGLHVHISILDKDGKNIFASEDPEQNAALRHAIGGVLETLPAQMAFLCPNVNSYRRFGAQFYVPNSPCWGLDNRTVAIRVPTGSSDAVRIEHRVAGADANPYLLMASVLAGVHHGLTNKIEPGAPVEGNSYEQNEQSLPNNLRDALRELDDSEVMAKYIDPKYIDIFVACKESELEEFEHSISDLEYNWYLHTV from the coding sequence ATGTCGGTACCCCCGCGTGCCGTTCAGCTTAACGAAGCGAACGCGTTCCTTAAGGATCATCCTGAGGTTCTGTACGTAGACCTTCTAATTGCGGATATGAATGGTGTGGTGCGCGGCAAGCGCATCGAACGCACCAGCCTCCACAAGGTTTACGAGAAGGGCATTAACCTGCCTGCCTCTTTATTTGCCCTGGATATCAACGGCTCTACGGTGGAAAGCACCGGTCTGGGCCTGGACATCGGTGATGCTGACCGAATCTGTTATCCGATCCCCGACACCCTGTGCAATGAGCCGTGGCAAAAGCGCCCTACCGCGCAACTGCTGATGACCATGCACGAACTTGAAGGTGAACCTTTCTTCGCCGATCCGCGCGAAGTGCTCCGCCAAGTTGTAAGCAAATTTGACGACCTCGGTCTGACCATCTGCGCAGCCTTCGAGCTTGAGTTCTACCTGATCGACCAGGAGAACGTGAACGGCCGCCCACAACCGCCCCGCTCGCCGATCTCCGGCAAACGCCCGCACTCGACACAGGTCTACCTGATCGACGACCTCGACGAATACGTCGACTGCCTCCAGGACATCCTGGAAGGTGCCAAAGAGCAAGGCATCCCGGCCGACGCCATCGTCAAGGAAAGTGCCCCGGCGCAGTTCGAAGTGAACCTGCACCACGTCGCCGACCCGATCAAGGCCTGCGACTACGCGGTACTGCTCAAGCGCCTGATCAAGAACATCGCCTACGACCATGAGATGGACACCACCTTCATGGCCAAGCCTTACCCAGGCCAGGCAGGCAACGGTTTGCACGTACACATCTCCATTCTGGACAAGGACGGCAAGAACATCTTTGCCAGCGAGGATCCCGAGCAGAACGCCGCATTGCGTCACGCGATCGGCGGTGTGCTCGAGACCCTGCCCGCCCAAATGGCGTTCCTGTGCCCCAACGTCAACTCCTACCGTCGTTTCGGCGCACAGTTCTACGTGCCGAACTCGCCGTGCTGGGGCCTGGATAACCGCACCGTGGCGATCCGCGTACCGACCGGCTCGTCCGATGCCGTACGTATCGAACACCGCGTGGCCGGCGCCGACGCCAACCCTTACCTGCTGATGGCTTCGGTCCTGGCAGGCGTGCACCACGGCCTGACCAACAAGATCGAGCCTGGCGCCCCCGTGGAAGGCAACAGCTACGAGCAGAACGAACAGAGCCTGCCGAACAACCTGCGCGATGCCCTGCGCGAGTTGGACGACAGCGAGGTGATGGCCAAGTACATCGATCCTAAATACATCGATATCTTCGTCGCCTGTAAGGAAAGTGAGCTGGAAGAGTTCGAACACTCCATCTCCGACCTTGAGTACAACTGGTACCTGCATACCGTCTAA